From one Plantibacter flavus genomic stretch:
- a CDS encoding VOC family protein — MMTTLNPYLGFRGTAREAMEFYQGVFGGELTVSTFGDFGAAVEPDEVDLVMHSQLTGDAGVVFMGSDTPKHMDYREGSNFSMSLSGSDTDETQLREYFERLSDGGTVQQPLTVAPWGDSFGMVQDRFGITWLVNIAAPAEG; from the coding sequence ATCATGACGACGCTCAACCCGTATCTCGGCTTCCGCGGGACAGCCCGTGAGGCGATGGAGTTCTACCAGGGGGTCTTCGGCGGCGAACTGACGGTGTCGACGTTCGGCGACTTCGGTGCCGCGGTCGAGCCGGACGAGGTCGATCTGGTGATGCACTCCCAGCTGACCGGCGACGCCGGGGTCGTCTTCATGGGGTCGGACACGCCGAAGCACATGGACTACCGCGAGGGCAGCAACTTCTCGATGTCGCTGAGTGGGTCGGACACCGACGAGACCCAATTGCGCGAGTACTTCGAGCGGCTCTCTGATGGCGGCACCGTCCAGCAGCCGCTGACCGTGGCGCCCTGGGGCGACTCCTTCGGCATGGTGCAGGACCGCTTCGGGATCACCTGGCTGGTGAACATCGCCGCCCCTGCGGAGGGGTGA